DNA sequence from the Ramlibacter agri genome:
AGTGCACGGCCGCCATCGCCGCCGCTGCCAGCATGACGGGCGGGCTGGTCGCCAACTTCGGCACCCAGACCAAGGCCATCCAGGTCGCCCGCGCATCGTCCGCGGGCCTGCTGGCCGCGCGGCTGGCGGCGGAGGGGCTGACCGCGTCGTCGGACGCGCTGGAGCGCGACCCGGGCCTGCTGAAGGCGATCTCGCCGCAACGCCGCGCACGTCTGGACGGCGTGTTCGATCCGGGCGAGCTGCGCATCGTGACGCAGGGCTTGTCGATCAAGAAGTATCCGGTCTGCTATTCGACGCACCGCGTGGTCGATGCGGCGGCCGACGTCGCGCGGCAGCCGGGCTTCTCCGCCGAGGGCGTGCAGGGCGTGCAGGTGGATATCGGTTCCATGCAAGCCTGGATGGCCCGGCACCACGAGGTGCGCACGCCTTTCGAGGCCAAGTACAGCGTGGAGTTCGCGGCCGCGAGCGGGCTGGTGGCGCGCGACGCCAGCTTCGCGCAGCTGTCAGACGATTTCATCCATGCGCCGCTGGTGCAGCGGCTGATCGCCGCCACGACGCTGCGGCTGCACGAGGAGAAGAGCGCCGACGACCCGGTGTTCTCGCCCTGGGACCGGGTGGTGGTGACGATGAAGGATGGCCGCGTGTTCGATAGCGGCGAGGTGGCTTACGCCTTGGGGCATGCGCGGCGCCCACTGGATGCGCAGGCGCGGCGGAGGAAGTTCCTGCAGTGCGCCGAGGCGGGTGGCTTCGAGAATGGGGAAGTCCTGTTGAACAAGCTGGAGAACTTGCAGGACCTGCCCGACGTCCGGCAACTCTCCAC
Encoded proteins:
- a CDS encoding MmgE/PrpD family protein, which produces MNPDSGLTASLGAFAARPQDFPAAALQVAAAGVCDAIGTMFAGRKDAAFATLRKVLLPEGLAASSGEASVLLGPVRTRALDAAFLNGVATHALAMDDVAAGCHPSALLVPALLAEAETLGRSGRDLLQAYVVGYEVLAELASREPDALHGAGWHPSCMLGPPAVAAAVARLRGLDAQQCTAAIAAAASMTGGLVANFGTQTKAIQVARASSAGLLAARLAAEGLTASSDALERDPGLLKAISPQRRARLDGVFDPGELRIVTQGLSIKKYPVCYSTHRVVDAAADVARQPGFSAEGVQGVQVDIGSMQAWMARHHEVRTPFEAKYSVEFAAASGLVARDASFAQLSDDFIHAPLVQRLIAATTLRLHEEKSADDPVFSPWDRVVVTMKDGRVFDSGEVAYALGHARRPLDAQARRRKFLQCAEAGGFENGEVLLNKLENLQDLPDVRQLST